A stretch of Saccharomyces cerevisiae S288C chromosome IV, complete sequence DNA encodes these proteins:
- a CDS encoding gag protein (Retrotransposon TYA Gag gene co-transcribed with TYB Pol; Gag processing produces capsid proteins; in YDRCTy1-3 TYB is mutant and probably non-functional): MESQQLSQHSPISHGSACASVTSKEVHTNQDPLDVSASKTEECEKASTKANSQQTTTPASSAVPENPHHASPQPASVPPPQNGPYPQQCMMTQNQANPSGWSFYGHPSMIPYTPYQMSPMYFPPGPQSQFPQYPSSVGTPLSTPSPESGNTFTDSSSADSDMTSTKKYVRPPPMLTSPNDFPNWVKTYIKFLQNSNLGGIIPTVNGKPVRQITDDELTFLYNTFQIFAPSQFLPTWVKDILSVDYTDIMKILSKSIEKMQSDTQEANDIVTLANLQYNGSTPADAFETKVTNIIDRLNNNGIHINNKVACQLIMRGLSGEYKFLRYTRHRHLNMTVAELFLDIHAIYEEQQGSRNSKPNYRRNPSDEKNDSRSYTNTTKPKVIARNPQKTNNSKSKTARAHNVSTSNNSPSTDNDSISKSTTEPIQLNNKHDLHLRPETY; this comes from the coding sequence atggaatcccaacaattatctcaacattcacccatttctcatggtagcgcctgtgcttcggttacttctaaggaagtccacacaaatcaagatccgttagacgtttcagcttccaaaacagaagaatgTGAGAAGGCTTCCACTAAGGCTAACTCTCAACAGACAACAACACCTGCttcatcagctgttccagagaacccCCATCATGCCTCTCCTCAACCTgcttcagtaccacctCCACAGAATGGGCCGTACCCACAGCAGTGCATGATGACCCAAAACCAAGCCAATCCATCTGGTTGGTCATTTTACGGACACCCATCTATGATTCCGTATAcaccttatcaaatgtcgcctatgtactttccacctgggccacaatcacagtttccgcagtatccatcatcagttggaacGCCTCTGAGCACTCCATCACCTGAGTCAggtaatacatttactgattcatcctcagcggactctgatatgacatccactaaaaaatatgtcagaccaccaccaatgttaacctcacctaatgactttccaaattgggttaaaacatacatcaaatttttacaaaactcgaatctcggtggtattattccgACAGTAAACGGAAAACCCGTACGTCAGatcactgatgatgaactcaccttcttgtataacacttttcaaatatttgctcccTCTCAATTCCTACCTACCTGGGTCAAAGACATCCTATCCGTTGATTATAcggatatcatgaaaattctttccaaaagtattgaaaaaatgcaatctgATACCCAAGAGGCAAACGACATTGTGACCctggcaaatttgcaatataatggcagtacacctgcagatgcatttgaaacaaaagtcacaaacattatcgacagactgaacaataatggcattcatatcaataacaaggtcgcatgccaattaattatgagaggtctatctggcgaatataaatttttacgctaCACACGTCATCGAcatctaaatatgacagtcgctgaactgttcttagatatccatgctatttatgaagaacaacagggATCGAGAAACAGTAAACCTAATTACAGGAGAAATCCgagtgatgagaagaatgattctcgcagctatacgaatacaaccaaacccaaagttatagctcggaatcctcaaaaaacaaataattcgaaatcgaaaacagcCAGGGCTCACAATGTATCCACATCTAATAACTCTCCCAGCACGGACAACGATTCcatcag
- a CDS encoding uncharacterized protein (hypothetical protein; green fluorescent protein (GFP)-fusion protein localizes to the vacuole and is induced in response to the DNA-damaging agent MMS; gene expression increases in response to Zymoliase treatment): MIFNLPVSVLLYFSLIWAMEPSFVRGKNVVNLITFKDSNGKLHKRLAPEEIPPRLHNSQVNSYPLGYKGMRDFSRPAVNLDDILGTQQRKQQEFLAELSPLSLESKLSLVNEVQIFASYVRNDVETYNKVSDPNEDLIIIAPTNRAVSQLTLKPWQFPNNIDKLESDGATEKELDTAIQENISKFVRSHIVVYNDDKNSYKKVSPGCTLLQSIDFTESKKSDSETGGDILLKKEGEVYYVASSRDEKFHAVESIENGSNGVILMVDFTLVGP, from the coding sequence ATGATATTCAATCTACCTGTTAGTGTGctgctttatttttctttgatatgGGCAATGGAGCCTAGTTTCGTAAGAGGTAAGAACGTCGTCAACTTAATTACTTTCAAAGATTCAAATGGCAAGCTGCACAAGCGGTTAGCACCAGAGGAAATACCGCCCCGGCTACATAATTCTCAAGTAAATTCTTATCCATTAGGATATAAGGGAATGCGTGACTTTTCAAGACCCGCAGTGAATTTAGATGATATTTTAGGGACACAGCAAAGAAAGCAGCAAGAGTTTTTGGCTGAATTGTCTCCTTTATCCTTAGAATCAAAGTTGTCATTAGTGAACGAGGtccaaatatttgcaaGCTATGTGCGAAATGATGTTGAAACATATAACAAAGTAAGTGACCCCAACGAAGATTTGATTATTATTGCACCAACGAACAGGGCTGTCTCTCAGCTTACTTTAAAACCGTGGCAATTTCCGAATAATATTGATAAGCTTGAAAGTGATGGTGCCACCGAGAAGGAACTTGATACGGCAATACAAGAGAATATCTCCAAATTTGTGAGATCTCATATTGTAGTGTacaatgatgataaaaattCCTACAAGAAGGTGAGTCCAGGATGTACGCTCCTGCAGAGTATTGACTTCACAGAAAGCAAGAAAAGCGATTCGGAAACTGGTGGTGATATTTTactcaaaaaagaaggagaagTATATTATGTAGCTTCCTCCAGAGACGAGAAATTTCATGCCGTCGAGAGCATTGAAAATGGAAGCAATGGTGTTATTTTGATGGTTGATTTCACCCTGGTGGGTCCTTAG
- the DIN7 gene encoding exodeoxyribonuclease DIN7 (Mitochondrial nuclease functioning in DNA repair and replication; modulates the stability of the mitochondrial genome, induced by exposure to mutagens, also induced during meiosis at a time nearly coincident with commitment to recombination; DIN7 has a paralog, EXO1, that arose from the whole genome duplication), with protein MGIPGLLPQLKRIQKQVSLKKYMYQTLAIDGYAWLHRASCACAFELVMNKPTNKYLQFFIKRLQLLKRLKIKPYIVFDGDSLFVKNHTETRRRKKRLENEMIAKKLWSAGNRYNAMEYFQKSVDITPEMAKCIIDYCKLHSIPYIVAPFEADPQMVYLEKMGLIQGIISEDSDLLVFGCKTLITKLNDQGKALEISKDDFSALPENFPLGELSEQQFRNLVCLAGCDYTSGIWKVGVVTAMKIVKRYSEMKDILIQIERTEKLCFSKAFKQQVEFANYAFQYQRVFCPLSNQITTLNNIPKAVTNSHAEIIKIMKCIGSVVERGSGVRKDVINTKNIDHKVHEMIAKGELHPVDMASKLINRERKLKARKLFKVGLLGGESNSFNKKVEQPLVDTQDVLSERENSLDNKNASSIYMTSPAAISGTVPSIF; from the coding sequence ATGGGAATACCTGGCTTACTGCCTCAATTAAagagaattcaaaaacagGTGTCcctgaaaaaatacatgTATCAAACATTAGCCATTGATGGTTATGCGTGGCTACACAGGGCTTCTTGTGCGTGTGCTTTTGAACTTGTGATGAATAAGCCAACAAACAAATACttgcaatttttcattaaaagGCTGCAACTCCTAAAACGCCTTAAGATCAAGCCATATATAGTTTTTGATGGTGATTCCCTTTTTGTGAAAAATCATACAGAaactagaagaagaaagaaaaggttAGAAAACGAAATGATTGCAAAGAAATTGTGGTCAGCCGGCAACAGATATAATGCAAtggaatattttcaaaaaagtgTTGACATCACACCAGAAATGGCGAAATGTATTATTGATTATTGCAAACTACATTCAATTCCCTACATTGTTGCACCATTTGAAGCAGATCCGCAAATGGTTTACTTGGAAAAAATGGGCCTTATACAGGGTATCATATCAGAAGATTCTGATTTGTTGGTCTTTGGTTGTAAAACACTCATAACAAAGTTAAATGATCAGGGAAAAGCTTTAGAAATCTCAAAAGACGATTTTTCAGCTTTACCTGAAAATTTCCCTCTAGGAGAATTAAGTGAACAACAATTTCGTAATCTAGTTTGTTTAGCAGGGTGTGATTACACTAGCGGAATTTGGAAAGTGGGTGTAGTCACTGCTATGAAGATTGTGAAACGGTATTCTGAAATGAAAGACATCCTTATACAAATAGAACGGACAGAAAAACTTTGTTTCAGTAAGGCGTTCAAGCAGCAGGTTGAGTTCGCCAATTATGCGTTTCAATACCAAAGAGTGTTTTGTCCTCTATCAAATCAGATTACAACTTTAAATAATATTCCTAAAGCAGTCACAAATTCCCACGCtgaaattattaaaattatGAAATGTATTGGTTCCGTTGTTGAAAGGGGATCAGGGGTACGAAAAGATGTCATTAATactaaaaatattgatcACAAAGTTCATGAAATGATAGCAAAAGGGGAGTTGCACCCTGTAGATATGGCTTCTAAACTTATTAatagagaaagaaaattaaaagcAAGAAAGCTGTTTAAAGTAGGTCTACTTGGGGGTGAATCCAACTCATTCAATAAGAAAGTGGAGCAACCGCTAGTGGATACGCAGGACGTGTTATCGGAGAGGGAGAATTCTCTTGATAACAAAAACGCATCCTCTATTTATATGACCTCACCAGCAGCGATCTCAGGCACCGTACCATCAATTTTCTAA